The Saprospiraceae bacterium genome includes a window with the following:
- a CDS encoding type I restriction endonuclease subunit M: MTFLSDTVSAFETGSLFMTSTVFGATCEHRPFAAFIRQCIARHQSQDWGDCCPDDAALLDGSRIFSVYVIPAGLYTLESKVWIITESSREYTTVLFPSEY, translated from the coding sequence ATGACATTTTTATCAGACACTGTTTCAGCTTTTGAGACAGGCTCACTTTTTATGACTTCCACTGTATTTGGAGCTACCTGTGAGCATAGACCTTTTGCAGCATTTATTCGTCAGTGCATAGCTCGTCACCAGTCTCAGGATTGGGGAGATTGTTGTCCTGATGATGCTGCACTTCTGGATGGCAGTCGTATTTTCTCAGTCTATGTTATTCCTGCTGGTCTCTATACCTTGGAGAGTAAGGTTTGGATTATCACTGAGTCATCCAGAGAGTACACTACCGTTTTATTCCCTTCAGAGTATTAG
- a CDS encoding helix-turn-helix transcriptional regulator yields the protein MHPSSHLEGSKLFEFLKERFRHFPNKGKVELPAEIGRGYVHKIGLFEKMTLLIVQCTLNENEIGSRNAGPYNHEYLSFSFRNILPLIEKTDSTVFPYVQLSSSNIELDISLPAHIQINNIIIGIKVDYLKELLSHGAGHEVLETILANNQPFLYEELISLNIVNLAKEIFEFTNFEILPSLYYKIKAEELIYQFFVTLLRRKESENYPLNRNDLVAVYEIRNILLRDLTICPPLENLAILANMSISKMSRSFKQIFGLSIYNYHQKIRIAEAANLLSQKKMSVSDVGYELGFSNLSHFSRLFERYMGVKPKKYSKKD from the coding sequence ATGCATCCAAGTTCTCATTTAGAAGGTAGTAAGTTGTTTGAATTTTTGAAAGAACGTTTTAGACATTTCCCCAATAAAGGTAAGGTAGAACTTCCAGCTGAGATCGGACGTGGGTACGTTCATAAAATAGGTTTATTTGAAAAAATGACTCTGTTAATTGTTCAATGTACTTTAAATGAAAATGAAATAGGTTCAAGAAATGCTGGTCCATACAACCATGAGTATCTTTCATTTAGCTTTAGAAATATTCTACCCTTAATTGAAAAAACAGATTCAACAGTCTTTCCATATGTCCAATTAAGTTCATCAAATATTGAATTGGATATTTCATTACCTGCACACATTCAGATCAATAATATAATAATAGGGATTAAAGTAGATTATCTTAAAGAACTACTATCGCATGGTGCTGGACATGAAGTTCTGGAAACTATTCTTGCGAATAACCAACCTTTTCTATACGAAGAATTAATATCATTAAACATTGTAAATTTAGCTAAAGAAATTTTTGAATTTACAAACTTTGAGATCTTGCCAAGTTTATATTATAAAATAAAAGCAGAAGAATTAATTTATCAATTCTTTGTAACGCTTTTGAGAAGAAAGGAAAGTGAAAATTACCCACTAAATCGAAATGATTTGGTAGCTGTATATGAGATTAGAAATATTCTATTACGTGATTTGACAATTTGTCCACCCTTAGAAAACTTAGCAATTTTAGCTAATATGAGTATAAGTAAAATGTCCCGATCTTTCAAACAAATTTTTGGTCTAAGTATATACAATTATCACCAAAAGATAAGAATAGCAGAAGCGGCTAACCTATTAAGTCAGAAAAAAATGTCTGTGTCTGATGTTGGTTATGAGTTGGGATTTAGCAACTTGAGTCATTTTTCAAGACTATTCGAAAGATATATGGGGGTGAAGCCAAAAAAGTATTCAAAGAAAGATTAA
- a CDS encoding TonB-dependent receptor yields the protein MQQKVLALVGLLFICFGLHAQKNVTLSGTIKDSNSGESLIGATVTVVELPNTGTTTNEYGFYSLSIPSGTYNISVSYLGYADQKEALNLSANIAKDWNLSEGVAIQEVVITAVKEDENLSRATMGTEVLNIKEIAKIPVLFGEKDLVKTIQLMPGVKSNGEGSNGFSVRGGATDQNLILLDEAPVYNASHLLGFFSTFNSDAIKDATIIKGNSPAQFGGRLSSVLDVKMKEGNNKQYHVSGGLGLISSRLTIEGPIQKEKSSFIVSGRRTYVDVFTKLSNDFKDSKLYFYDLNAKANVQVNSKNKIYFSSYFGKDVLGFGTAFNSNWGNSTATIRWNSLVNSKLFSNASLLYSNYDFNIGFGGNININSNIKDINLSQDFSYYYNPKNTIKVGFSVIHHNLTPSTTQGTEVQNIKNSRKALESAIYINNTYKPSDKFSFDYGIRMSMYTLLGGDTYNIYKENIKVDSVVLASGKVGQTYTNLEPRLSMNYRVNSSSSIKLGYARNTQSLHLLSNSTSGNPTDSWIGNSYNIKPEIADQVSVGLSKNLNDNKYEFNIEGYYKSMKNQIDFRDGVDINTAPDIEKELLYGIGRAYGIEFLVKKKSGKLTGWIGYTLSKTERKISGINNNDWYNAKQDRTHDLSIVGIYSLTKKWNLGATFIYNTGNAVTFPTGKYEISGIPIIQYGARNDNRMPATHRLDLSATYEKPSKGRYQSSWNFGLYNAYGQRNPFSIDFRENTTNNPGKIEAVKSSLFRWIPSVTYNFKF from the coding sequence ATGCAACAAAAAGTATTGGCCTTGGTAGGCTTATTGTTTATTTGCTTTGGACTCCATGCACAAAAAAATGTGACCTTAAGTGGAACTATCAAAGATAGTAATTCAGGTGAATCCTTAATCGGCGCAACCGTAACTGTAGTTGAATTGCCAAATACAGGAACGACCACCAACGAGTATGGGTTCTATTCCCTTAGTATCCCGTCGGGTACGTACAATATCAGTGTTTCTTACCTTGGGTATGCCGATCAAAAAGAGGCGCTAAATTTATCTGCAAACATCGCGAAAGACTGGAATTTGTCTGAAGGTGTTGCCATCCAAGAAGTAGTAATCACCGCTGTAAAAGAAGATGAAAATCTTAGTAGGGCTACCATGGGGACAGAAGTACTTAATATCAAAGAGATCGCTAAAATCCCTGTTCTGTTTGGTGAAAAAGATTTAGTTAAAACAATTCAACTAATGCCTGGTGTAAAATCAAATGGCGAAGGTAGTAACGGGTTTTCAGTAAGGGGTGGTGCTACAGACCAAAACCTTATTTTATTGGATGAAGCTCCTGTTTATAATGCTTCGCATTTATTAGGTTTCTTTAGTACTTTTAATAGCGATGCTATCAAAGATGCGACAATCATTAAAGGAAATAGTCCGGCACAGTTTGGTGGTAGGCTTTCTTCCGTTCTTGATGTTAAAATGAAAGAAGGCAATAACAAACAATATCACGTAAGTGGAGGACTAGGACTGATAAGTAGCAGACTCACTATAGAAGGTCCGATACAGAAAGAAAAATCTTCGTTTATAGTTTCTGGTCGTAGAACATATGTAGATGTCTTTACAAAGCTATCTAATGATTTTAAGGATAGTAAACTGTATTTCTATGATCTCAATGCTAAGGCTAATGTACAAGTAAATAGCAAAAATAAGATTTACTTTTCCAGTTATTTTGGTAAAGATGTTTTGGGATTTGGCACTGCATTTAATTCCAATTGGGGAAATTCAACAGCTACCATCAGATGGAATAGTCTTGTCAACAGTAAATTATTTTCCAACGCATCTTTATTATATAGTAACTATGATTTTAATATTGGTTTTGGAGGAAATATCAATATCAACTCGAATATCAAGGACATCAATCTATCGCAGGATTTTTCATATTATTATAATCCGAAAAATACAATTAAAGTAGGGTTTAGCGTCATACATCATAACCTGACGCCAAGTACTACTCAAGGGACTGAAGTTCAAAATATTAAGAATAGTAGGAAGGCATTAGAAAGTGCTATATATATCAATAATACATATAAACCAAGTGATAAATTCAGTTTTGATTATGGTATTAGGATGTCTATGTACACTTTGCTTGGAGGGGATACCTACAATATTTATAAAGAAAATATTAAAGTAGATTCTGTTGTTTTAGCTTCAGGGAAAGTAGGGCAAACTTATACAAACTTAGAACCCAGATTGTCTATGAATTATAGAGTGAATTCGTCGTCCAGTATTAAGTTAGGGTATGCTCGTAATACACAAAGCTTACATTTACTGAGTAACTCTACAAGCGGAAATCCTACCGATAGTTGGATAGGCAATAGCTACAATATCAAACCCGAAATAGCAGATCAGGTAAGTGTTGGATTGAGTAAAAATTTAAATGATAATAAATACGAGTTTAATATTGAAGGATATTATAAATCAATGAAAAATCAAATTGATTTCAGAGATGGAGTAGATATCAATACTGCTCCAGATATAGAGAAGGAGTTGTTATATGGTATTGGTAGAGCTTATGGGATTGAGTTTTTGGTGAAAAAGAAATCTGGAAAATTAACAGGTTGGATAGGTTATACATTATCAAAAACTGAACGAAAAATTAGTGGAATTAATAATAATGATTGGTACAATGCTAAACAAGACAGAACTCATGACTTGTCAATTGTAGGTATATATAGCTTAACAAAAAAATGGAATCTTGGGGCTACATTTATTTATAATACTGGAAATGCAGTAACCTTCCCTACTGGTAAGTATGAAATAAGTGGCATTCCGATTATTCAATATGGTGCGAGAAATGATAATAGGATGCCAGCAACACATCGTTTAGACCTTAGTGCTACTTATGAAAAGCCAAGTAAAGGAAGATACCAGAGTTCGTGGAATTTTGGATTGTATAATGCATATGGACAAAGGAATCCTTTTAGTATTGATTTTAGAGAAAATACAACTAATAATCCTGGCAAAATCGAAGCTGTTAAGTCATCCTTGTTTCGATGGATACCTAGCGTAACTTATAATTTCAAATTTTAA
- a CDS encoding DUF4249 domain-containing protein: MKSIIYIFIGMILFTSCEQIIELELNENTSKIVIEGSITDQPGPYFVKITKSTTLSEQGQSPTVDNAEVTISDDQGNNEKLDFIGNGVYQTKNLQGVSGRTYLLSVNAESNFFTAQSRMPEIVVLDSIKIVKSSFAGEIDYDFIPIYTDPETKGDQYRFILSINGKLMKSHFVLNDNVENGVENSQHLQNIMELALIPGDEVTVQMQKIDTNVGLYYATLVQNTDTGPGGGATPSNPPNNISNGALGIFSAHTVQQKSAVIK, encoded by the coding sequence ATGAAATCTATCATATATATATTTATTGGAATGATATTGTTTACTAGTTGTGAGCAAATCATAGAATTGGAATTAAATGAAAACACATCCAAAATCGTAATTGAAGGAAGCATAACAGATCAACCTGGACCATACTTTGTAAAAATCACAAAATCTACGACTCTAAGCGAGCAAGGTCAGTCTCCAACTGTTGACAATGCAGAAGTGACAATAAGTGATGATCAAGGCAATAATGAAAAGCTTGATTTTATTGGAAATGGGGTATATCAAACTAAAAATTTGCAAGGCGTTTCTGGGCGTACATATTTACTTTCGGTAAATGCAGAAAGTAATTTTTTTACTGCACAAAGTAGAATGCCAGAAATAGTAGTACTAGATTCAATCAAAATAGTTAAAAGTTCCTTTGCAGGTGAAATTGACTATGATTTTATTCCTATATATACTGACCCTGAAACTAAAGGAGACCAATATAGATTTATATTGTCAATTAATGGAAAGCTAATGAAGTCTCATTTTGTACTTAATGACAATGTCGAAAATGGTGTAGAAAATAGTCAACACTTACAAAACATTATGGAATTGGCTCTAATTCCTGGAGATGAAGTCACGGTCCAAATGCAAAAAATAGACACCAATGTAGGACTATATTATGCTACATTAGTTCAAAATACAGATACAGGGCCAGGTGGCGGTGCTACTCCTAGTAATCCACCCAATAATATTTCAAATGGAGCATTGGGTATTTTTTCAGCACATACTGTTCAACAAAAAAGTGCTGTCATAAAATAA
- a CDS encoding N-6 DNA methylase yields the protein MFEQTFKNIDDILHKDAGCGSELDYVEQTSWVLFLKYLDDLEKDKATAAELTGKSYTPIISYEYQWNVWATPKTEDGKLDHHKAMTGDDLKDFVDQKLFPYLKRFKTEAERADTIEYKIGEIFSELKNRMQSGYNMREVINRIDELRFRTHAEKHEMSHLYEAKIQNMGNAGRNGGEYYTVRPLIKSIVRVIDPKIGQTVYDGAGGSMGFLCEGFLYMLNSKGGPDKLTTKDIEILQKKTFYGKEKKGLAYIIGIMNMILHGLEAPNIIHTNTLAENIADIQEKDRHDIVLANPPFGGKERAEVQENFPIRSSETAYLFLQHFIKILRAGGKAGIVIKNTFLSNTDNASVSLRKHLLESCNLHTVLDLPGGVFTGAGVKTVVLFFEKGVPTRKVWYYQLNPGRNLGKTNPLNENDLKEFETLQKTFGESENSWSINVASLDTTTYDLSVKNPNKKEEAALREPQEILQEMRALDEESADILNSILELI from the coding sequence ATGTTTGAACAGACTTTTAAAAATATTGATGATATACTCCATAAAGATGCAGGTTGTGGTAGTGAGCTGGATTATGTAGAGCAGACTTCATGGGTACTGTTTTTAAAGTATCTGGATGATTTAGAAAAAGATAAAGCCACAGCTGCTGAACTCACAGGCAAATCTTATACACCTATCATATCTTATGAATATCAGTGGAATGTATGGGCGACACCCAAAACAGAAGATGGTAAACTGGACCATCACAAAGCAATGACTGGTGATGATCTCAAGGATTTTGTGGATCAGAAGTTGTTTCCATATCTCAAGAGATTTAAGACAGAAGCAGAAAGAGCGGATACTATTGAGTATAAGATCGGGGAGATATTCAGCGAACTTAAAAACAGGATGCAGAGTGGATATAATATGCGGGAGGTCATCAATCGTATAGATGAGTTGCGTTTTCGTACCCATGCTGAGAAGCATGAAATGAGCCACTTGTATGAAGCTAAGATTCAGAATATGGGTAATGCTGGTCGTAATGGTGGAGAGTATTACACCGTAAGACCTTTGATCAAATCTATAGTGAGAGTCATTGACCCTAAGATAGGTCAAACGGTATATGATGGTGCCGGTGGTAGTATGGGTTTCCTATGTGAAGGATTTTTATACATGCTCAATAGTAAAGGCGGACCTGATAAACTGACCACCAAGGATATAGAGATACTACAAAAGAAAACATTCTACGGTAAGGAGAAAAAAGGACTGGCGTATATCATTGGTATCATGAATATGATCTTGCATGGTTTAGAAGCACCTAATATCATCCATACCAATACGCTGGCAGAAAATATAGCTGATATACAGGAGAAAGATAGGCATGATATTGTGTTGGCCAATCCACCATTTGGAGGTAAGGAGAGAGCTGAAGTACAGGAGAATTTCCCTATACGATCATCAGAGACAGCCTATCTGTTTTTGCAGCATTTTATCAAGATACTCAGGGCAGGGGGCAAAGCTGGTATTGTGATTAAAAATACCTTCCTGAGCAATACAGACAATGCATCTGTAAGTCTGCGTAAACATCTGCTGGAATCTTGTAATCTTCATACTGTACTGGACCTTCCTGGTGGTGTGTTTACAGGTGCAGGTGTAAAGACGGTAGTGTTGTTTTTTGAGAAAGGTGTTCCTACCCGAAAAGTATGGTATTACCAACTCAATCCTGGCAGAAATCTAGGTAAAACCAATCCATTGAATGAAAATGATCTTAAGGAATTTGAGACTTTGCAAAAGACCTTTGGGGAAAGTGAAAACTCCTGGAGCATAAATGTGGCAAGTCTGGATACCACCACTTATGATCTGAGTGTCAAAAATCCTAATAAAAAAGAAGAAGCTGCATTGCGTGAACCACAAGAAATATTGCAGGAGATGAGAGCACTCGATGAAGAAAGTGCAGATATTTTAAACTCAATTTTGGAGCTGATATGA
- a CDS encoding restriction endonuclease subunit S produces the protein MKQGWEIKKLGEVCELSAGGDVPKDNFSEIKTEQHQIPIYANGEKNNGFYGFTSIAKVIKPSITVSARGTIGYSVKRLEAFFPIVRLIVVTPINLKELDLDFLDYALRKIDFKHSGSSIPQLTVPMIRDYEIPIPPLPDQHRIVSILDEAFTAIAKAKANAEQNLRNAKELFESYLQRVFEKGNWDVKTLNEVCEIVSKLIDPRKPEFQKLIHVGAGNIETKTGLLSDLKTSKEENLISGKFLFDESMVLYSKIRPYLMKVVNCNFRGLCSADIYPLKPFEKLITKDYLYHLLLTKEFTDYAILGSQRAGMPKVNREHLFAYKLKLPSLTEQQVIVQKLDALSAETKKLEAIYQQKINDLDELKKSILQKAFSGELKTAKLIEI, from the coding sequence ATGAAGCAGGGTTGGGAAATAAAGAAGTTGGGGGAAGTTTGTGAATTATCAGCAGGTGGCGATGTTCCTAAAGATAATTTTTCTGAAATCAAAACTGAACAGCATCAAATTCCTATCTATGCTAATGGTGAAAAAAATAATGGATTTTACGGATTTACGAGCATAGCAAAAGTTATCAAGCCAAGTATTACTGTTTCGGCAAGAGGGACAATAGGTTATTCAGTTAAAAGACTTGAAGCATTCTTTCCTATTGTTAGGTTAATTGTAGTAACACCAATTAATTTGAAGGAACTAGATTTAGACTTTTTGGATTATGCTTTAAGAAAAATTGATTTCAAACATAGCGGCTCATCAATTCCCCAACTGACAGTTCCTATGATTAGGGATTATGAAATTCCAATTCCACCACTACCCGACCAACATCGCATCGTATCCATTTTGGATGAAGCATTTACAGCTATAGCAAAAGCAAAAGCCAATGCAGAACAAAACCTACGTAATGCTAAGGAATTGTTTGAGAGTTATTTACAAAGGGTGTTTGAGAAGGGGAACTGGGATGTTAAAACTTTAAATGAAGTTTGTGAAATAGTTTCTAAACTCATTGACCCACGTAAACCAGAATTTCAAAAGTTAATTCATGTTGGTGCAGGCAACATTGAAACCAAGACAGGATTATTATCAGATTTAAAAACTTCAAAGGAAGAAAATTTAATTTCAGGTAAATTCTTGTTTGATGAGTCAATGGTTCTTTATAGTAAAATTCGACCATATTTAATGAAAGTTGTAAACTGTAATTTTCGGGGTTTGTGTAGTGCTGATATCTATCCGTTAAAACCATTTGAAAAATTAATTACTAAAGATTATTTGTATCATTTATTGCTTACAAAAGAATTCACAGATTACGCTATTCTCGGTTCTCAGAGAGCAGGAATGCCCAAAGTCAACCGTGAACATCTTTTTGCATATAAACTCAAATTACCATCACTTACAGAACAACAAGTCATTGTTCAAAAATTAGATGCCTTATCAGCGGAAACTAAAAAATTAGAAGCCATTTATCAGCAAAAGATCAATGATCTGGATGAGTTGAAAAAAAGTATTTTGCAGAAAGCATTTAGTGGGGAATTGAAAACAGCTAAATTAATAGAAATATGA
- a CDS encoding IS66 family transposase, with the protein MASDIYAASTKKGGQDTIVTAAPVEEPIARCEADVSLLAHVLVSKFVDHLPEYRQQQIYKREGVVIPPSTMNGWVHQLSPYMKLMAEYIKTKILSTPYIQQDESTIKVMDNKHKQGINKGYMWVMASVQMQYVCFEYQNGRGREGPLESFKSFKGDLQTDAYEVYNVIDKVYGQINHFHCWAHGRRKFHEALGNDKFRSEYALSFIQKLYEIERKCREANYTHNQRQVERQKAKPILIQFKEWLDKESLVVTPRSPIGTAIGYIIKRWDKFTKYTDHGHVEIDNNIIENAIRPLALGRKNYLFAGHHDAAINIGYYYTIFGTCKALGVNPYDYMVWYLTKVPSIKTSDIGYLAPDAFKKSLEVLT; encoded by the coding sequence ATCGCATCAGATATATACGCCGCAAGTACAAAAAAAGGAGGACAAGATACCATCGTCACCGCTGCGCCTGTAGAAGAACCCATCGCCAGATGTGAAGCAGATGTAAGCCTACTGGCACATGTATTAGTGTCAAAATTTGTAGACCACCTGCCGGAGTATCGACAACAGCAGATATACAAACGTGAAGGAGTCGTTATCCCTCCTTCAACAATGAACGGATGGGTTCACCAGCTCAGTCCCTATATGAAGCTTATGGCAGAATATATTAAAACTAAAATACTGAGTACACCCTACATTCAACAGGATGAAAGCACCATCAAAGTAATGGACAATAAACATAAACAAGGCATCAATAAAGGCTATATGTGGGTCATGGCGTCTGTTCAAATGCAGTATGTGTGTTTTGAATACCAAAATGGCCGAGGCAGAGAAGGGCCGCTAGAATCCTTTAAATCATTTAAAGGAGACCTACAAACAGATGCGTATGAAGTGTACAATGTCATAGACAAAGTCTATGGACAGATAAATCATTTTCATTGCTGGGCCCACGGTCGCCGGAAGTTTCATGAAGCTCTGGGCAATGATAAATTCCGAAGTGAATATGCATTGAGCTTTATCCAGAAACTCTATGAGATAGAACGTAAATGCAGAGAAGCCAACTATACCCACAACCAACGGCAAGTTGAACGTCAGAAAGCTAAACCCATCCTGATTCAGTTCAAGGAATGGTTGGATAAAGAATCACTTGTAGTAACCCCAAGATCGCCTATAGGGACAGCCATAGGATATATTATAAAGAGGTGGGATAAGTTTACCAAATATACAGATCATGGACATGTAGAGATCGATAATAATATCATAGAAAATGCAATTAGACCCCTTGCATTAGGACGCAAAAACTATCTTTTTGCCGGACATCATGATGCGGCCATCAATATAGGATATTATTACACTATCTTTGGGACATGTAAAGCACTGGGAGTAAACCCATATGACTATATGGTATGGTACCTCACCAAAGTACCTTCCATAAAAACATCAGACATAGGATACTTAGCACCGGATGCATTCAAAAAATCACTGGAAGTGTTAACGTAG
- the tnpB gene encoding IS66 family insertion sequence element accessory protein TnpB, whose amino-acid sequence MLGFGAHQRYYLYKGAVDMRKGYDGLSGLVRNELEADPMNGDVYVFFNRSRRTVKLLTWDRDGFVLYCKRLEGGCYEQLSGIIEGKTHLINYQHLIMLLSGISLIGLHQRPRYEMQKTG is encoded by the coding sequence ATGTTAGGATTCGGAGCACATCAGCGGTATTATTTATACAAAGGTGCAGTAGATATGCGCAAGGGCTATGACGGATTGAGCGGTTTGGTACGTAATGAACTCGAAGCCGATCCGATGAATGGAGATGTGTATGTATTTTTCAACCGGAGTCGCCGGACTGTCAAATTACTGACATGGGATCGGGATGGCTTTGTGTTGTACTGCAAGCGATTGGAAGGAGGCTGTTACGAGCAACTCAGTGGTATCATAGAAGGCAAAACACATCTGATCAACTACCAGCATCTGATCATGTTGCTGAGTGGAATATCACTCATAGGACTACACCAACGACCGCGATATGAGATGCAAAAAACAGGATAA
- a CDS encoding IS4 family transposase → MVINAFEQIGQFIAITPARTHDKKFLELLDVKPHSLMVFDRAYNHYLQFAKWSQNKVFFITRKKSNAKYTIVSTIENPSLKGKEHGVHKDQIIELQYKENKEEKVLRLRLITYYDEKGMPYAFLTNSFEELTAEEVAACYKKRWDIELLFKKLKRKHPTNSILQISSPLYYLC, encoded by the coding sequence ATGGTCATCAACGCCTTTGAACAAATAGGCCAGTTTATCGCCATCACACCGGCTAGAACACATGACAAGAAATTTTTGGAGTTACTGGACGTTAAACCACACAGCTTGATGGTATTTGACCGAGCCTACAATCACTATCTTCAGTTTGCCAAATGGTCACAAAACAAGGTCTTCTTCATCACCCGTAAAAAGTCAAATGCTAAATATACCATCGTAAGTACGATCGAAAATCCATCCTTAAAAGGCAAGGAACACGGTGTACATAAAGATCAAATCATAGAATTGCAATACAAAGAGAACAAAGAAGAAAAAGTACTACGCTTAAGACTAATAACTTATTACGATGAGAAAGGGATGCCTTACGCCTTCTTAACAAATAGTTTTGAAGAACTAACTGCGGAAGAAGTAGCTGCTTGTTACAAAAAAAGATGGGATATTGAGCTTTTATTTAAGAAGTTAAAACGTAAGCATCCGACTAACTCCATATTGCAAATCAGCTCTCCGCTATATTACCTTTGCTAA
- a CDS encoding DUF4372 domain-containing protein produces the protein MDKDTTIKFVGQPIFAQIIKMVSKTVFSQLVSKHQSDRYYKEFKTWDHFVSLMFAILSRCDSIAEIIDGMVGLSGKLQYLSLGKVPAKSTFSDGMRKRSDKFFEDLYFALVKEYSSFLSDSKTLGKQFQQMLLIDSTTIRLFTEVLKGVGRNRKDDGKKKVELRYTWSSTPLNK, from the coding sequence ATGGACAAAGATACGACGATAAAATTTGTCGGACAGCCGATTTTCGCTCAAATCATAAAAATGGTGAGCAAAACAGTATTTAGCCAATTAGTATCGAAACATCAAAGCGACCGCTATTACAAAGAATTTAAGACATGGGATCATTTTGTGTCTCTGATGTTTGCTATCTTGAGTCGATGTGATTCGATTGCTGAAATCATAGATGGAATGGTGGGTTTATCAGGTAAATTACAGTATTTAAGTCTCGGGAAAGTACCTGCGAAGAGTACATTCAGCGATGGGATGCGAAAGAGATCGGATAAATTTTTTGAGGACTTGTACTTTGCCTTGGTCAAAGAGTATTCATCGTTTTTGTCGGACAGCAAGACTCTAGGCAAACAGTTTCAGCAGATGCTACTTATAGATTCAACTACTATCCGATTATTTACCGAAGTACTCAAAGGAGTAGGCCGTAATCGCAAAGATGATGGAAAGAAAAAGGTGGAGCTAAGGTACACATGGTCATCAACGCCTTTGAACAAATAG